A genomic window from Silene latifolia isolate original U9 population chromosome Y, ASM4854445v1, whole genome shotgun sequence includes:
- the LOC141631967 gene encoding uncharacterized protein LOC141631967 produces MGSIGFWNVRGMNNENKQKDIRWFLHNNNVGVFGLLETRVRLPAINKVHQGIGSDWAMVNNIGSHDGGRIWIIWDDTNYKVEVLSSEAQVINARVTFIPTGDIWWMSVVYGFNRVADRLPLWKSLQLMHQVVAGPWVVMGDFNSVLAMDERIGSEISVAEMRDFQDCVDACGIRDIPAHGSFFTWNNKQEVGDLVFSRIDRAMVNDDWLIKYPDTLTMFHPEDLFYHCPCTMAMKPDRVRKIGSFKYFNMWGKDSEFLKIVKTVWEANIPSHKIFQLVKKPKQLKRPLKELNGSNYAQIETTARLAQVMLHDAQIKLHLDPTNITLQKEAKDAALIYKERAEAKRSFLAQKAKVQWLSEGDGNTKFFHSAIKARRM; encoded by the coding sequence ATGGGTAGCATTGGGTTCTGGAATGTTCGTGGTATGAATAATGAGAATAAGCAAAAGGACATTAGGTGGTTTTTGCATAATAATAATGTAGGTGTTTTTGGTTTACTAGAGACTAGAGTTAGATTACCTGCTATTAATAAAGTTCACCAAGGCATTGGAAGTGATTGGGCTATGGTTAATAATATTGGAAGTCATGATGGAGGCAGAATATGGATTATCTGGGATGATACTAACTATAAAGTTGAGGTTCTGAGTTCTGAAGCTCAAGTTATTAATGCTAGGGTCACTTTTATTCCTACTGGGGATATATGGTGGATGTCTGTGGTCTATGGTTTTAATAGGGTTGCAGATAGACTACCACTGTGGAAGTCTCTTCAATTGATGCATCAGGTGGTGGCTGGTCCATGGGTGGTTATGGGAGATTTCAATAGTGTTCTTGCAATGGATGAGAGGATAGGTTCTGAGATTTCTGTTGCAGAGATGAGGGATTTTCAGGACTGTGTGGATGCTTGTGGTATAAGGGACATCCCTGCTCATGGATCTTTTTTTACCTGGAATAATAAGCAGGAGGTGGGGGATTTGGTCTTTAGCAGGATTGACAGAGCCATGGTCAATGATGATTGGTTAATCAAATACCCTGACACTCTTACTATGTTCCACCCTGAAGACCTTTTTTACCATTGCCCTTGCACTATGGCTATGAAACCTGATAGGGTAAGGAAGATAGGGAGttttaaatactttaatatgtggggcaAGGACTCAGAGTTTCTCAAGATAGTGAAGACTGTTTGGGAGGCTAATATTCCTAGTCATAAAATTTTTCAGCTTGTTAAGAAACCGAAACAGCTAAAGAGACCTTTGAAGGAATTAAATGGTTCTAATTATGCTCAGATAGAGACTACTGCAAGACTTGCTCAAGTGATGCTTCATGATGCTCAGATCAAATTGCATTTGGACCCTACGAATATCACTCTTCAGAAGGAGGCTAAGGATGCAGCATTAATCTATAAAGAAAGGGCTGAGGCTAAGAGGAGTTTTCTAGCTCAAAAAGCTAAAGTTCAATGGCTATCTGAGGGGGATGGAAACACTAAATTCTTCCATAGTGCTATTAAGGCGAGGAGAATGTAA